Proteins encoded within one genomic window of Candidatus Hepatobacter penaei:
- the glyS gene encoding glycine--tRNA ligase subunit beta codes for MGDVVFELLTEEMPARALKGAQKQLQDLLHKKLTQAGLGYQDLTTFATPRRLGAHIHTLDAVVKPETLTMKGPRIDAPDVALQGFLTKAGTTKAQLTQETSPKGTFWTATITTPAQNTPDMLPGLLLAIIQEFSWPARMFWGQGIMSWVRPVRRILLLWDQRPLAMEVNFDGTPLISSHLTEGHRFLGRGPFEVDSFATYQRTLREHYVMVCTQERRASILSQVQPLLAAKRLELAPHDLGEGGLLDEVQNLVEWPHVLLGRIHDDVMCLPDSVLATTMRVHQRCFPTYTSDGVIQPFFVAVANTHTPDDGQTITQGFERVIQARLKDALFLYEQDTQTPLKAQRDKLKQRLFFKGLGTLYQKTERLDTLAGTVLPTSTHLKQAAALSKADLATLMVEEFSELQGSMGGHYASREGLSPAVCKAIEGQYQNPAQKENMSQEARYLGLIDRLDSLYGFFALGHKPTGSKDPLALKRMGNTILDILASLPFVDIDTLLTSVAALWKDHGVSCDHPQVREDLALFFKERLSFFFKHHGYPSPLITFIEGATLYAPLDLQGRCAYGAWLWRLWQRPAFQGIIHAMSRATKILDKSAPPLSKPPSSTPEALQNNHELPDTSLFTAPEEHALWDQIEALHNQLTKPAMPVAPATFEEPLFSLSASIDKFFEAVMVNADDPCLRDNRIKLLALLHHLTRQFGPWDVL; via the coding sequence GTGGGTGATGTGGTGTTTGAGCTGTTGACAGAAGAGATGCCCGCCCGCGCGCTTAAGGGTGCACAAAAACAGCTTCAAGACCTGCTCCACAAAAAGCTCACACAGGCAGGCCTTGGCTATCAAGACCTCACCACCTTTGCCACACCGCGCCGCTTGGGAGCTCATATCCACACCCTTGACGCTGTGGTGAAACCTGAAACCCTCACCATGAAAGGGCCGCGCATTGATGCACCTGACGTGGCTCTTCAAGGGTTTTTAACCAAGGCGGGCACCACAAAAGCGCAATTGACACAAGAAACCTCCCCCAAGGGCACCTTTTGGACAGCCACCATCACCACCCCTGCACAAAACACACCCGACATGTTACCGGGGTTGCTTTTGGCGATTATCCAAGAATTTTCTTGGCCCGCGCGCATGTTCTGGGGGCAAGGCATCATGTCATGGGTGCGCCCGGTACGCAGAATCCTTTTGTTGTGGGATCAGCGCCCCTTGGCCATGGAGGTTAATTTTGACGGCACCCCCCTTATCAGCAGCCATCTCACAGAAGGTCATCGCTTTTTGGGGCGCGGGCCTTTTGAGGTGGATTCTTTTGCCACCTACCAACGCACTTTGCGTGAACACTATGTGATGGTGTGCACACAAGAACGACGTGCATCTATTTTATCCCAAGTGCAACCCTTGTTGGCTGCAAAAAGGCTTGAGTTGGCGCCTCACGATCTGGGCGAAGGCGGACTGCTTGATGAAGTCCAAAACTTGGTCGAATGGCCTCATGTGCTGCTGGGACGGATTCACGACGATGTGATGTGCCTTCCCGACAGTGTGCTGGCCACCACCATGCGTGTTCATCAGCGATGTTTCCCGACCTACACCTCTGACGGCGTGATTCAACCATTTTTCGTGGCCGTGGCCAACACCCACACCCCCGATGACGGACAAACCATCACCCAAGGCTTTGAGCGCGTGATCCAGGCCCGCCTTAAGGATGCGTTGTTTTTATATGAGCAAGATACCCAAACGCCCCTTAAGGCCCAGCGAGACAAACTCAAGCAGCGCCTTTTTTTCAAAGGGTTAGGCACCCTTTATCAAAAAACAGAGCGCCTTGACACCTTAGCCGGCACTGTGCTGCCCACCTCAACGCACCTCAAGCAAGCTGCCGCCCTTTCGAAAGCAGATCTTGCCACGCTGATGGTGGAAGAATTTTCCGAGCTTCAAGGATCCATGGGCGGCCATTATGCTTCGCGCGAAGGGTTATCCCCTGCCGTGTGCAAGGCCATTGAAGGCCAATACCAAAACCCTGCACAGAAAGAAAACATGAGTCAAGAAGCGCGTTATTTAGGGCTGATAGATCGCCTTGATAGCCTCTATGGCTTTTTCGCACTTGGCCATAAACCCACCGGGTCTAAGGATCCCTTAGCCCTCAAACGCATGGGCAACACCATCCTTGATATCTTGGCCTCCCTCCCCTTTGTGGACATAGACACGCTTTTGACCTCTGTGGCCGCATTATGGAAAGACCACGGGGTGTCTTGTGACCACCCTCAGGTGAGGGAAGATCTCGCCCTCTTTTTTAAAGAACGGTTGTCGTTTTTCTTCAAGCATCACGGCTATCCCAGCCCCCTGATCACCTTTATAGAGGGCGCCACCCTTTATGCCCCACTGGACCTTCAGGGCCGCTGCGCCTATGGAGCCTGGTTATGGCGCTTGTGGCAGCGCCCGGCCTTTCAAGGGATCATCCACGCCATGAGCCGCGCCACCAAGATTCTTGACAAATCAGCGCCTCCTTTATCAAAACCCCCTTCATCAACGCCAGAAGCTTTGCAAAACAACCATGAGCTTCCTGACACATCCTTGTTTACAGCCCCTGAAGAGCACGCGCTGTGGGACCAAATCGAAGCGCTGCACAACCAGCTCACAAAGCCTGCCATGCCTGTCGCGCCAGCGACGTTTGAGGAGCCCCTCTTTAGCCTTAGCGCCTCTATTGACAAGTTTTTTGAAGCTGTCATGGTAAATGCAGATGACCCATGTTTACGAGATAATAGGATCAAACTCCTTGCACTCCTCCATCACCTCACCCGACAATTTGGCCCGTGGGATGTCCTCTAG
- a CDS encoding glycine--tRNA ligase subunit alpha, giving the protein MNACPHTNDLPFITFQGAIATLNAFWANQGCALLPSYDIEMGAGTFHPETVFRCLGATPFYGAFVQPSRRPTDGRFGLHPNRVYRHHQFQVLLKPSPANVQDLMLQSFEALGLDMAMHDIRFVEDNWKSPTLGAAGLGWEVWCDGMEILQFTYFQQMGGIPLKPITAELVYGLERLMMFLQHKDCVYDLLWQRMPDGTSLTYGDVYQEAEAMLSSYNFHEANVCDLTTRFSMAVKESKHLSSREMPLPAYERCVHASHIFNLLDARGALSDKERVSYIQEVRHCAEQSIHAWQNRASAPLS; this is encoded by the coding sequence ATGAATGCTTGCCCACACACCAACGATCTCCCCTTCATCACCTTTCAAGGCGCTATCGCCACGTTGAATGCGTTTTGGGCAAATCAGGGGTGTGCGCTGTTGCCATCTTATGATATCGAGATGGGTGCCGGCACCTTTCACCCTGAAACGGTCTTTCGGTGTTTGGGGGCCACCCCGTTTTATGGCGCCTTCGTGCAACCCTCACGCAGGCCCACAGACGGGCGATTTGGCCTTCATCCTAACCGCGTCTATCGGCACCACCAATTTCAGGTGCTTCTCAAGCCGTCACCTGCCAACGTGCAAGACCTTATGCTGCAAAGCTTTGAAGCCCTGGGTCTTGACATGGCTATGCACGATATTCGCTTTGTGGAAGATAACTGGAAAAGCCCCACGCTGGGCGCCGCTGGTCTTGGATGGGAAGTGTGGTGTGACGGGATGGAAATCCTCCAATTCACCTATTTCCAACAAATGGGAGGGATCCCCCTCAAACCTATTACGGCAGAACTCGTCTATGGCCTTGAACGTTTGATGATGTTTTTACAACATAAAGACTGCGTCTATGATTTGTTGTGGCAGCGCATGCCAGACGGCACGTCCCTTACCTATGGCGATGTGTACCAAGAGGCCGAAGCTATGCTGTCGTCTTATAACTTCCACGAAGCCAATGTCTGTGACCTGACGACGCGCTTTTCCATGGCGGTGAAAGAGTCCAAACACCTGTCGTCCCGAGAAATGCCCCTGCCGGCCTATGAACGCTGTGTACATGCAAGCCATATTTTTAATCTTCTCGATGCGCGAGGGGCGCTCAGTGACAAAGAGCGTGTTTCTTATATACAAGAGGTACGACACTGCGCTGAACAAAGCATCCACGCGTGGCAAAACCGAGCTTCTGCCCCCCTTTCATGA
- the greA gene encoding transcription elongation factor GreA, translating into MPKIPMTQRGYKQLTQELSRLKSTDRPDVIAAIADARRHGDLSENAEYAAAKEKQRVIERRISELEQKIADADVVHVRAPADNSVVFGACVTLFDEASERELSYQIIGEDEADIKNGFLSIESPLARGLLGKKQGESIEITSPGGTKEYEILSISYDIAQGKAAPVSR; encoded by the coding sequence ATGCCTAAGATTCCCATGACGCAACGGGGCTACAAACAGCTGACGCAAGAATTGAGTCGCCTCAAAAGCACAGACAGGCCTGATGTCATTGCCGCCATTGCCGATGCCAGGCGCCATGGTGATCTCTCTGAAAACGCAGAATATGCGGCGGCCAAAGAAAAACAGCGCGTGATTGAGCGGCGCATCAGTGAACTTGAGCAAAAAATTGCTGATGCTGACGTTGTGCATGTGCGCGCCCCGGCGGATAATTCGGTGGTCTTTGGTGCGTGTGTGACCCTTTTTGACGAGGCAAGCGAGCGCGAGCTTTCCTATCAAATTATTGGCGAAGACGAAGCCGACATCAAAAATGGCTTTTTGTCCATTGAATCACCCTTGGCGCGCGGCCTTTTAGGAAAAAAACAGGGTGAATCCATTGAAATCACCTCTCCTGGCGGCACGAAAGAGTATGAAATTCTCAGCATCTCTTATGACATTGCCCAAGGTAAAGCAGCGCCTGTTTCACGCTAG
- a CDS encoding pseudouridine synthase codes for MWRKVRLVKYLAERGMGSRRFLDRWIQERGVCLNDVCVFDPAMQVSEADHIVMDGAPVPSAKPARRVWAFYKPRGVLTTHHDDFHRPSVFDVFKGAGKGLKTVGRLDQESEGLLLLTNDGAFKRFLELPRHRIARVYHVHYRGGLTPDMCAQARAGLTIKGVHYAPCSIQPLRNTRAQDHQCAITLYEGKNREIRKILGFWGCEVRRLIRTRYGGVSLGRLTPGAHRQVQEKEIDNMDKNVP; via the coding sequence GTGTGGCGCAAGGTGCGACTCGTCAAATATTTAGCTGAGCGTGGCATGGGCTCGCGCCGCTTTTTGGACCGGTGGATTCAAGAGCGCGGCGTGTGCCTCAATGATGTGTGTGTTTTTGACCCTGCCATGCAGGTGAGCGAGGCAGACCACATTGTGATGGATGGTGCACCTGTTCCTTCAGCAAAACCGGCCAGGCGTGTGTGGGCCTTTTATAAACCGCGTGGGGTGCTGACAACCCATCATGATGATTTTCACAGGCCTTCTGTGTTTGATGTGTTTAAAGGGGCGGGAAAAGGTCTCAAAACTGTGGGGCGCTTGGATCAAGAATCAGAAGGGTTGTTGTTGCTCACTAATGATGGGGCTTTCAAGCGTTTTTTAGAGCTGCCGCGTCACAGGATTGCTCGTGTGTATCATGTGCATTATCGGGGGGGGCTCACACCTGACATGTGTGCCCAGGCGCGCGCAGGCCTCACCATCAAGGGGGTGCACTATGCACCATGCTCTATTCAGCCATTGCGCAACACAAGGGCGCAAGATCATCAGTGTGCCATCACCCTCTACGAAGGAAAAAATCGGGAAATTCGCAAAATCCTGGGTTTTTGGGGGTGTGAAGTGCGGCGTCTTATCAGAACGCGTTATGGGGGTGTTTCTCTTGGCAGACTCACGCCTGGAGCGCACAGACAGGTGCAAGAAAAAGAAATTGACAACATGGATAAAAATGTTCCATAA